The Papaver somniferum cultivar HN1 chromosome 3, ASM357369v1, whole genome shotgun sequence genome includes a region encoding these proteins:
- the LOC113360902 gene encoding uncharacterized protein LOC113360902, with translation MNVNVNPPPYQRKTGRPAKKRKRSYDEPETVVKKRKCGKCGSIAGHNKRTCAGGDVGKNQTGFKPSTEYDAANCTFTQRDQPKSSNARGKAKVNRSRGTSFFVGESSAGPRTQGRPVAGPNTHGSTQDNQNFSQNFAGIGSVSQHLSVTKGKQTKAKKTRK, from the coding sequence ATGAACGTCAACGTAAACCCTCCTCCTTATCAGAGAAAAACTGGAAGACCAgcaaagaagaggaagagaagttATGATGAACCTGAAACTGTGGTGAAGAAAAGGAAGTGTGGAAAATGTGGATCTATTGCTGGCCACAACAAGAGAACCTgtgctggtggtgatgttggtaaaaACCAAACTGGATTCAAGCCAAGCACTGAGTATGATGCTGCAAACTGCACCTTCACACAGAGAGATCAGCCTAAAAGTAGCaatgcaaggggtaaagccaagGTGAACAGATCCAGAGGTACATCATTTTTTGTTGGTGAGTCATCTGCAGGACCTAGAACTCAAGGAAGACCAGTAGCAGGACCTAACACTCATGGATCTACACAAGATAATCAAAATTTCAGTCAGAACTTTGCTGGTATTGGATCTGTCAGTCAACATCTTTCTGTCACAAAGGGAAAGCAAACCAAGGCTAAGAAGACTAGGAAGTAG
- the LOC113360904 gene encoding protein trichome birefringence-like 2 isoform X1: MEFKKIPPSSEQAYSYSFCENKKVVSGSSLLLGTSSFLILSLIFLYGSVDTSVFQPLFHGFGTIHTTTTTSAVTDVSSGFDDFGEMGRTYEETFSEESKNSSHLSSSNENCDIYKGKWVRDENVEPYYPVGSCPHIDKGFDCHANGRPNEDYLRWRWQPDDCNLPSLNATDFLERLRGKRIVFVGDSQNRNMWKSLVCMLRHGVANTSRVHKIPGKNYFMGFIYEDYNCSLQYVSAPFLVSETSIKLENGTTATETLRLDLMHKKSWAFRDADVIVFNTGQWWNYEKTSKGENYYQEGTFVYPKLKVLKAFEKALNTWGKWVDQNIDTNRTQVIFKGYSFTHFKSGQWNTGGQCHKETEPNFSEIFLRKYPTKMKIVENVLRRMKTPVIYMNISKLTDYRKDGHPSIYRTEYKTEEERVAALHSQDCSHWCLPGVPDVWNQLMYASLLKSGQGPWTKRVY; this comes from the exons ATGGAGTTCAAAAAGATTCCACCCTCATCAGAGCAAGCATATTCTTATAGTTTTTGTGAGAATAAGAAGGTAGTCTCAGGTTCTAGTTTACTTCTAGGAACTTCCTCATTTCTTATTCTTAGTTTGATTTTTCTTTATGGCTCAGTTGACACATCTGTATTTCAACCACTTTTTCATGGGTTTGGTACTATCCATACTACTACTACTACATCGGCCGTTACCGATGTTTCTTCTGGTTTTGATGACTTCGGAGAAATGGGAAGAACCTATGAAGAGACTTTTtcagaagaatcaaaaaattCAAGCCACTTGAGTTCTAGTAACGAGAATTGTGATATATATAAAGGTAAATGGGTAAGAGATGAAAATGTTGAGCCATATTATCCTGTTGGTTCATGTCCTCATATTGATAAGGGGTTCGACTGTCATGCAAATGGAAGGCCTAATGAAGATTATCTAAGATGGAGATGGCAACCAGATGACTGTAATTTACCAAG CTTGAATGCTACTGATTTTCTCGAGAGATTGCGGGGAAAGAGGATTGTTTTTGTTGGGGATTCGCAGAATCGTAATATGTGGAAATCGTTGGTGTGTATGCTTAGGCATGGTGTTGCAAATACTAGCAGAGTTCACAAGATCCCTGGTAAAAACTACTTCATGGGATTTATATACGAG GACTACAACTGTTCCTTGCAGTATGTTAGTGCTCCCTTCCTTGTCAGCGAAACATCGATTAAACTTGAAAATGGCACGACGGCAACTGAGACTTTAAGGTTGGATTTGATGCATAAAAAATCATGGGCATTCCGTGATGCTGATGTGATAGTCTTCAATACAGGCCAGTGGTGGAATTACGAGAAGACCTCTAAAGG AGAGAACTATTACCAAGAAGGAACATTTGTGTACCCAAAACTGAAGGTACTGAAAGCATTCGAGAAGGCTCTCAATACATGGGGAAAGTGGGTTGACCAAAACATCGATACTAACAGAACGCAGGTCATCTTCAAAGGGTATTCATTTACCCATTTCAA GAGCGGTCAATGGAACACGGGCGGCCAGTGCCATAAGGAAACGGAGCCGAATTTCAGTGAGATTTTTCTAAGAAAGTATCCAACAAAGATGAAAATTGTAGAAAATGTGCTAAGGCGAATGAAAACCCCTGTAATATATATGAACATAAGCAAGCTTACAGATTACAGAAAAGATGGACACCCTTCAATATATCGAACGGAATATAAGACGGAAGAAGAACGAGTTGCAGCTTTGCATTCTCAAGATTGCAGCCACTGGTGTTTACCTGGAGTTCCTGATGTCTGGAACCAATTGATGTATGCTTCACTCTTGAAATCCGGCCAAGGGCCATGGACAAAAAGAGTATATTAA
- the LOC113360904 gene encoding protein trichome birefringence-like 2 isoform X2 — protein sequence MGRTYEETFSEESKNSSHLSSSNENCDIYKGKWVRDENVEPYYPVGSCPHIDKGFDCHANGRPNEDYLRWRWQPDDCNLPSLNATDFLERLRGKRIVFVGDSQNRNMWKSLVCMLRHGVANTSRVHKIPGKNYFMGFIYEDYNCSLQYVSAPFLVSETSIKLENGTTATETLRLDLMHKKSWAFRDADVIVFNTGQWWNYEKTSKGENYYQEGTFVYPKLKVLKAFEKALNTWGKWVDQNIDTNRTQVIFKGYSFTHFKSGQWNTGGQCHKETEPNFSEIFLRKYPTKMKIVENVLRRMKTPVIYMNISKLTDYRKDGHPSIYRTEYKTEEERVAALHSQDCSHWCLPGVPDVWNQLMYASLLKSGQGPWTKRVY from the exons ATGGGAAGAACCTATGAAGAGACTTTTtcagaagaatcaaaaaattCAAGCCACTTGAGTTCTAGTAACGAGAATTGTGATATATATAAAGGTAAATGGGTAAGAGATGAAAATGTTGAGCCATATTATCCTGTTGGTTCATGTCCTCATATTGATAAGGGGTTCGACTGTCATGCAAATGGAAGGCCTAATGAAGATTATCTAAGATGGAGATGGCAACCAGATGACTGTAATTTACCAAG CTTGAATGCTACTGATTTTCTCGAGAGATTGCGGGGAAAGAGGATTGTTTTTGTTGGGGATTCGCAGAATCGTAATATGTGGAAATCGTTGGTGTGTATGCTTAGGCATGGTGTTGCAAATACTAGCAGAGTTCACAAGATCCCTGGTAAAAACTACTTCATGGGATTTATATACGAG GACTACAACTGTTCCTTGCAGTATGTTAGTGCTCCCTTCCTTGTCAGCGAAACATCGATTAAACTTGAAAATGGCACGACGGCAACTGAGACTTTAAGGTTGGATTTGATGCATAAAAAATCATGGGCATTCCGTGATGCTGATGTGATAGTCTTCAATACAGGCCAGTGGTGGAATTACGAGAAGACCTCTAAAGG AGAGAACTATTACCAAGAAGGAACATTTGTGTACCCAAAACTGAAGGTACTGAAAGCATTCGAGAAGGCTCTCAATACATGGGGAAAGTGGGTTGACCAAAACATCGATACTAACAGAACGCAGGTCATCTTCAAAGGGTATTCATTTACCCATTTCAA GAGCGGTCAATGGAACACGGGCGGCCAGTGCCATAAGGAAACGGAGCCGAATTTCAGTGAGATTTTTCTAAGAAAGTATCCAACAAAGATGAAAATTGTAGAAAATGTGCTAAGGCGAATGAAAACCCCTGTAATATATATGAACATAAGCAAGCTTACAGATTACAGAAAAGATGGACACCCTTCAATATATCGAACGGAATATAAGACGGAAGAAGAACGAGTTGCAGCTTTGCATTCTCAAGATTGCAGCCACTGGTGTTTACCTGGAGTTCCTGATGTCTGGAACCAATTGATGTATGCTTCACTCTTGAAATCCGGCCAAGGGCCATGGACAAAAAGAGTATATTAA